Genomic segment of Pongo pygmaeus isolate AG05252 chromosome 1, NHGRI_mPonPyg2-v2.0_pri, whole genome shotgun sequence:
agtcattttattttttagtcccatacacttttaaaaaaattagaataaacattaaggccaggcgcagtggcttacccctgtaatcctagcactttgggaggctgaggtaggaggatcccttgagccaaggaggcagacgtgccaagatcatgccactgcactccagcctggtcaacagagcgagaccctgtcttaaagaaaaaaaaaaaaaattggccaggcacagtggctcacacctgtaatcccagcactttgggaggcagagatgaatggatcacttgaggtcaggagtttgacaccagcctggccaacgtggtgaagccccgtctccactaaaaatacaaaaattagctgggtggcgcacatctgtaatcccagctgcttgggaggctgaggcaggagaattgcctgaacgcgggaggtggagggtgcagtgagctgagatcatgtcactgtactccagcctgggtgacagagtgagactctgtctcaaaaacaaaaacaggctgggcacagtggctcacacctgtaatcctagcactttgggaggccgagtcgggcagatcacgaggtcaggagatcaagaccatcctggctaacatggtgaaaccccgtctctactaaaaatacaaaaacaaaattagccgggtgtggtggcgggcgcctgtagtcccagctacttgggaggctgaggtgggagaatggcgtgaacccgggaggcagagcctgcagtgagccgagatcgcaccactgcactccatccagcctgggcgacagagtgagactccatctcaaaaaaaaaaaaaaaaagaaagaaaaaaaaattaaacaaagtcAGTTACACCTAAGAAGGTCTTTGATTAAGCAGTAaactatattaattttattaaacctTGGCCTGagtacatgtcttttttttttttttttttttttttttttttttttttttttgagatgaagtctcattctgttgcccaagctggagtgcagtggcatgatcttggctcactgaaacctcacctcccaggttcaagtgattctcctgcctcagcctcccaagtaactgggaatacaggcacacgtcaccttgcccggctaatttttgtatttttagtagagacagggtttcactgtgttggccaggctggtcttgaactcctgaccttgtgatccacctgcctcggcctcccaaagtgctgggattacaggcgtaagctactgtgcccggccctttttttttttttttttttttttgctaccaaATATCCTAGTTTACTGAGTAcgtgtctttttaatattctgtatgATGAGATGGGAAGTACACATTTAACCCTTCTGTGCATACAAAAGAAGTATGATGGTTGTCTCCAAGAGAAACAGTTTTGTGATAGTTTGAGCTGCGAGTTGAACTACTGCTTTTTCATGGAGCACTGTATTGAATCGAAAGAACAACTGGAGGTGGCTGCACAGTCGTGGCAGAGGTGACCAAAGCCACATAATGTCCGtagttcattcatccatccatgccAGATGGATCGTGGGGAAGGTGATTGGGACAAAAATGCAAAAGACTGCTAAAGTGAGAGTGACCAGGCTTGTTCTGGATCCCTATTTATTAAAGTATTACTATAAGAGGAAAACCTACTTTGCTCACGATGCCCTTCAGCAGTGCACAGTTGGGGATATTGTGCTTCTCAGAGCTTTACCTGTTCCACGAACAAAGCATGTGAAACATGAACTGGCCGAGATTGTTTTCAAAGTTGGAAAAATCATAAATCCAGTGACAGGAAAGCCCTGTGCAGGAATTACCTACCTAGAGAGTCCATTGAGTTCGG
This window contains:
- the LOC129045106 gene encoding small ribosomal subunit protein uS17m-like, giving the protein MSVVHSSIHARWIVGKVIGTKMQKTAKVRVTRLVLDPYLLKYYYKRKTYFAHDALQQCTVGDIVLLRALPVPRTKHVKHELAEIVFKVGKIINPVTGKPCAGITYLESPLSSETTQLSKNLEELNISSAQWRGSGRRR